One Candidatus Scalindua japonica genomic region harbors:
- a CDS encoding type I polyketide synthase, with the protein MDVKEILEKVKAHKINNETAVSLLKKIIKVSNNIKSNDTLYTTTVWHEQSLQSSSARELSLVDMFIIVDSQDKALLEAIALEYPKAEVINFTARGKAIDEAVETRFIEVFDKVKSCLEAKPNRVQQILILVPDTEERYCYAPLAGLIKTAHIENPRIQGKVIYYPEIAIDHTQQLLSILKQESTASTDHDIEVRYRTDLKKRKVKRLTEVTLPAQAADPARSVKPGGVYWITGGLGGLGRIFAQHLGKTKEVKLVVSGRSKLDGENENHLSALQQAGISVSYIQADISKRDDTATVIKTIKEKYGRLNGVIHSAGVIRDAFILKKTEDQIKAVLSPKVSGAINLDIATKDERLDFMIFFSSLAGVSGSIGQSDYAGANAFLDAFAAFRQGQVKDGKRYGRTLSIGWSLWRDGGMQVDEQAVRMMEQVSGIVPLQTEAGVDTFDRALGSDYGHVVVSDGDLVKMRDTLLRQSDMSGQTKLRGHGPKQKTVADTDQKELEEKAVSYFKKQLSSTLKIPVQRIDADTPFEKFGIDSVMIMNLTGQLEKAFGPLSKTLFFEYRNINEMAGYFIKSHQGLLVQILGVGNAIQTFTDKQTDDVLSLSSFKRGRFAQLKAVSSKGEESGPLDIAIIGVSGRYPGARDLQEFWENLKSGRDCITEIPRERWDHSKYYDADKSTMDKIHSKWGGFIDDVDKFDPLFFNISPREAEFIDPQERLFLETVWETLEDAGYTREFLNARNGNGLPGNVGVYAGVMYEEYQLFGVEEGLKGRVMALSGSPSSIANRVSYFCDFHGPSMAVDTMCSSSLTTIHLACQSLKTGDCELALAGGVNVSIHPNKYIGLTQGKFISSKGRCESFGQGGDGYVPGEGVGCVLLKPLQKAIDDGDHIYAVVKGTAVNHGGKTNGYTVPNPNAQGTVIGDAIKESRVNPRHISYIEAHGTGTSLGDPIEITGLSKAYQTFTDDSQFCVIGSAKSNIGHCESAAGIAGLTKVLLQLKYRKLVPSLHSETLNPNIDFSQTPFVVQQEFAEWERPVIKENGQEKECPRIAGISSFGAGGSNAHVIVEEYVSEGSPDSGLIEENAARPVLMVLSARNGERLKNYAERLLRFIEGREQRETECFNLSDIAYTLQVGREAMDSRMAFLVNDEKGLINKLGSFAAGKDDIDDCYTGEVKRNKETLTVFTADDDIKEAIDKWVAKGKLGKLAELWTRGLVLDWDLLYGEQRPKRVSLPTYPFARERYWVPEAGAEVIAEGNGGVSVLHPLLGSNTSDLTEQQFTTRLTGGEFFLKDHRVQDEKVLPGVAYIEMARAAGQLATKSDVVRIRNMVWSSPVRVNSVAREVSISLYPEGNHIAFEVSSPVEGDERMVHGQGKLEVGDCSLQNIPKSLDIEGIQSRCSELQQGVDCYKAFAGRGLNYGPSFQGIESLSYNDSEALARLKLPDIVTGQAERFVLHPSLLDGALQAVAGLVGGNAKTGPQVTLLPFALSEVMIYGPIPESAYAYVRYSPGVDPQGQVLKYDIEITDELGQVVVKLKEFTVRVLQDARPSVQLSTAQAERGVLYTTTQWYEQSLQSGLAQGTGVVESLVIVDSQEEALLETIALEYPKAEVISLAPRCKAIYKVVETRFIEVFDKIKSCLGATPNRVQQILILVLTRKRVIAMRPLRA; encoded by the coding sequence ATGGATGTGAAAGAAATTCTTGAGAAAGTTAAAGCACACAAAATTAATAATGAAACAGCTGTTTCATTATTAAAAAAAATTATAAAAGTATCTAATAATATTAAATCAAATGATACTCTGTATACAACTACTGTGTGGCATGAGCAATCCCTCCAGAGCAGTTCAGCTCGGGAGTTGTCTCTTGTGGATATGTTTATCATAGTTGATAGTCAGGACAAGGCGCTTCTTGAAGCCATTGCATTAGAGTATCCGAAGGCTGAAGTGATCAATTTCACAGCTCGTGGTAAAGCAATTGACGAGGCCGTTGAAACCAGATTTATTGAGGTTTTTGACAAGGTTAAGAGTTGTTTGGAAGCTAAGCCAAACCGTGTGCAACAGATACTTATTCTGGTGCCCGACACGGAAGAGCGTTATTGCTATGCGCCACTTGCGGGCCTGATAAAAACGGCACACATCGAGAACCCCCGGATACAGGGTAAGGTTATCTATTATCCTGAAATAGCTATAGACCATACGCAGCAACTTCTGTCCATACTCAAGCAAGAGTCAACCGCTTCTACTGATCATGATATTGAAGTGCGTTATAGAACTGATCTCAAGAAGCGTAAAGTTAAACGTCTGACTGAGGTAACATTGCCTGCACAGGCAGCTGATCCTGCCAGGTCCGTTAAGCCTGGAGGGGTTTACTGGATAACGGGAGGTTTAGGTGGTTTAGGACGTATATTTGCGCAACATCTGGGTAAAACAAAAGAAGTGAAGTTAGTTGTAAGTGGCCGATCGAAGCTTGATGGTGAAAACGAGAATCACCTTTCTGCATTGCAACAGGCAGGTATTAGTGTCAGCTATATACAAGCGGATATTAGCAAACGGGACGATACTGCAACGGTAATTAAAACCATTAAAGAGAAGTACGGGAGACTCAATGGGGTTATTCACAGTGCTGGTGTTATCCGTGATGCGTTTATATTAAAGAAAACAGAAGACCAGATCAAAGCGGTTTTATCGCCTAAAGTGAGCGGGGCTATCAATTTGGATATAGCTACAAAGGACGAGCGGCTGGATTTTATGATATTTTTTTCATCCCTTGCGGGTGTATCAGGCAGCATAGGTCAGAGTGACTATGCTGGGGCGAATGCCTTTCTGGACGCCTTTGCTGCATTTCGTCAGGGGCAGGTTAAGGATGGTAAGCGTTATGGTAGAACGTTGTCTATCGGCTGGTCGTTATGGCGAGATGGTGGAATGCAGGTAGATGAGCAGGCAGTGCGGATGATGGAGCAGGTGAGTGGGATAGTGCCGTTACAAACAGAGGCGGGGGTTGATACATTTGATCGTGCACTTGGGTCTGACTATGGACATGTGGTGGTGTCTGATGGTGATCTTGTTAAGATGCGTGATACGCTTTTAAGACAAAGTGATATGTCAGGCCAGACAAAATTGAGAGGACACGGGCCTAAGCAAAAGACAGTTGCCGATACAGACCAGAAAGAGCTGGAAGAAAAAGCGGTAAGTTATTTTAAAAAGCAGTTGTCTTCTACCTTAAAGATACCAGTACAGCGTATTGATGCAGATACCCCGTTTGAAAAATTTGGTATAGATTCAGTTATGATTATGAATTTGACAGGCCAGTTGGAAAAGGCATTTGGCCCATTATCAAAGACCCTGTTTTTTGAATATAGAAACATAAATGAAATGGCCGGTTATTTTATAAAATCGCATCAGGGGCTTTTAGTACAGATTTTAGGCGTTGGTAACGCGATACAGACTTTCACTGATAAACAAACTGATGACGTGTTGTCATTATCTTCCTTTAAGCGTGGCCGTTTTGCGCAGTTAAAAGCAGTGAGCAGTAAAGGAGAAGAGTCAGGCCCATTAGATATTGCGATTATCGGTGTCAGTGGTAGATATCCCGGGGCCAGGGACCTTCAGGAGTTCTGGGAGAACCTTAAGTCTGGACGAGATTGTATTACTGAAATACCCAGAGAGCGTTGGGACCATAGTAAGTATTATGATGCAGACAAAAGCACTATGGATAAAATCCATAGTAAATGGGGTGGTTTTATTGATGATGTGGATAAATTTGATCCCTTGTTTTTCAATATTTCACCCCGGGAAGCGGAATTTATAGATCCTCAGGAAAGGTTATTTCTGGAAACAGTATGGGAGACTCTGGAAGATGCCGGCTATACCCGGGAATTTTTGAATGCCCGCAATGGTAATGGTTTGCCGGGAAATGTTGGGGTCTATGCTGGTGTGATGTATGAGGAGTATCAATTGTTTGGAGTTGAAGAGGGTCTGAAAGGTCGAGTGATGGCTTTATCTGGTAGTCCGTCAAGCATAGCCAACCGTGTGTCTTATTTCTGTGATTTTCATGGTCCCAGTATGGCGGTGGATACGATGTGTTCCTCCTCTTTGACTACGATACATTTAGCTTGTCAGAGTTTAAAAACAGGAGATTGTGAATTGGCATTGGCGGGTGGGGTGAATGTTTCTATTCATCCCAATAAATATATTGGGTTAACACAGGGCAAGTTTATTTCCAGCAAGGGTCGTTGTGAAAGTTTTGGTCAAGGAGGAGATGGCTATGTGCCTGGTGAAGGTGTGGGTTGTGTGTTGTTAAAGCCGTTACAAAAGGCCATTGATGATGGAGATCATATTTATGCAGTAGTTAAAGGCACTGCAGTAAACCATGGTGGCAAGACGAATGGATATACGGTGCCTAATCCCAACGCCCAGGGGACTGTGATTGGTGATGCTATTAAAGAATCGAGGGTCAATCCACGGCATATCAGTTATATTGAGGCCCATGGTACAGGGACATCGTTAGGAGATCCGATAGAGATAACAGGTTTATCGAAGGCGTATCAGACATTTACTGATGACAGTCAGTTTTGTGTTATTGGCTCGGCCAAATCGAACATTGGGCATTGTGAATCAGCGGCAGGGATAGCAGGTCTTACCAAGGTTTTATTACAACTTAAGTACCGGAAGCTTGTTCCTTCGTTACACTCTGAGACCTTAAATCCCAATATTGATTTTAGTCAAACACCTTTTGTTGTCCAGCAGGAGTTTGCCGAGTGGGAAAGGCCAGTAATTAAGGAGAATGGTCAGGAGAAGGAATGTCCAAGGATAGCAGGTATTTCTTCCTTTGGGGCCGGAGGTTCGAATGCCCATGTTATTGTTGAAGAATACGTTTCTGAGGGCTCCCCTGACAGCGGTTTAATAGAAGAAAACGCTGCTCGTCCAGTATTAATGGTATTGTCGGCAAGGAATGGGGAGCGTCTGAAAAACTATGCTGAAAGACTGCTCCGGTTTATAGAGGGTCGGGAACAGAGAGAAACTGAATGTTTTAATCTTTCTGATATTGCCTATACGTTACAGGTGGGACGTGAAGCGATGGACAGCCGGATGGCCTTTCTGGTGAATGACGAGAAAGGTCTTATAAACAAATTGGGGTCTTTTGCTGCAGGTAAAGACGATATAGATGATTGTTATACGGGTGAAGTTAAGAGAAACAAGGAGACCTTAACGGTCTTTACGGCTGATGATGATATAAAAGAGGCAATAGACAAATGGGTTGCGAAAGGTAAGCTAGGCAAACTGGCTGAGCTATGGACCAGGGGGCTTGTTTTAGACTGGGACCTGCTCTATGGTGAGCAGAGGCCGAAAAGAGTAAGTCTGCCCACCTATCCATTTGCCAGGGAGAGGTATTGGGTGCCTGAAGCTGGCGCAGAAGTTATTGCTGAGGGAAATGGCGGTGTGTCCGTATTGCATCCATTATTGGGGAGCAACACATCTGATTTAACAGAGCAACAGTTTACGACACGGCTGACCGGTGGAGAGTTTTTCTTAAAAGATCACAGGGTCCAGGATGAGAAGGTGCTGCCTGGGGTTGCTTATATAGAGATGGCTCGTGCCGCGGGTCAGTTGGCGACAAAGAGTGATGTTGTAAGGATCAGGAACATGGTATGGTCCAGTCCTGTTCGTGTCAATAGTGTTGCCCGGGAAGTCTCTATAAGTTTGTATCCTGAGGGGAATCATATAGCCTTTGAGGTGAGCAGTCCGGTAGAAGGTGATGAACGTATGGTGCACGGTCAGGGGAAACTTGAGGTAGGAGATTGTAGCCTGCAGAACATACCGAAATCTCTGGATATAGAAGGTATTCAATCGAGGTGCAGTGAGCTGCAGCAAGGAGTGGACTGTTACAAGGCATTTGCCGGTCGTGGTCTGAACTATGGTCCTTCATTTCAGGGTATAGAAAGTCTGAGTTACAATGATAGTGAAGCGTTAGCCAGGCTGAAGTTGCCTGATATTGTTACAGGACAGGCAGAGCGGTTTGTTTTACACCCTAGTTTACTGGATGGTGCTTTGCAGGCGGTAGCCGGGCTGGTGGGTGGCAATGCAAAGACCGGGCCTCAAGTGACACTACTCCCCTTTGCTTTGAGTGAGGTGATGATTTATGGTCCGATACCTGAGAGTGCTTACGCCTATGTGAGGTATAGTCCCGGTGTAGACCCGCAGGGTCAGGTACTGAAGTATGATATTGAGATTACGGATGAGCTGGGACAGGTGGTGGTTAAGCTAAAGGAGTTTACGGTCAGGGTATTGCAGGATGCGAGGCCTTCGGTCCAACTCTCCACGGCCCAGGCTGAGCGAGGAGTTCTTTATACCACGACTCAGTGGTATGAGCAGTCCCTGCAAAGCGGTTTGGCCCAGGGGACTGGCGTTGTAGAGAGTCTGGTCATCGTTGATAGTCAGGAGGAGGCGCTTCTTGAAACCATTGCACTGGAGTATCCGAAGGCTGAAGTGATCAGTCTCGCTCCTCGATGCAAAGCAATCTACAAGGTCGTTGAGACCAGATTTATTGAGGTTTTTGATAAGATCAAGAGTTGTTTAGGAGCTACGCCAAATCGTGTACAACAGATACTTATTCTGGTGCTGACACGGAAGAGGGTTATTGCGATGCGCCCCTTGCGGGCCTGA